The window GGCCAGGGCCACCACCTGCGCCGCGAAGCCCGGTGGATTGATGCCCAGCACGCCAGCCACGAGGATGGCGCCCGCCATGGCGATGCGGCCGGCCATCAGTTCGTTCTTCTCGGAGATGCCGGGCATGAACATGCCCTTCAGCAGGTCGTGGCTGATGGCCGAGGAGATGGCCAGCAGCAGGCCGGCGGCCGTCGAGAGGGCGGCCGCGATGCCGCCGGCGGCCACGAGCGCGATGACCCAGTTGGGCAGGTTCGCGATCTCGGGGTTCGCCAGCACCATGATGTCGTTGTCGACCTTGGTCATCTCGTTGCCGGCCCAGCCGTACTCGGCGGCCTTGGCGTCGAGGCCCTTGCCGTAGTACTGGATGCGGCCGTCGCCGTTCTTGTCCTCGTGGGCCAGCAGACCGGTCTTCTCCCAGTTGACGAACCAGGACGGGGCCTTGCTGATCTCCATGTTGCCGTCCGGGGCGCCGATCTCGCCGGTCTGGATCGTCTGCATGAGGTTCAGACGGGCCATGGCGCCGACGGCCGGGGCCGTGGTGTACAGGATGGCGATGAAGACCAGCGCCCAGCCGGCCGACGAGCGCGCATCGCGCACCTTGGGCACGGTGAAGAAGCGCGTGATCACGTGGGGCAGGCCGGCGGTGCCGATCATCAGGGACATGGTCAGCAGGAAGATGTCCAGGGTGTTGCCCTTCTGGGTCGTGTAGGCCCCGAAGCCCAGGTCGTGGCAGATCATGTCGAGCTTGTCGAGCAGGGCCGTCCCGTCCGCGAGATTGCCGCCGAGGCCGAGCTGCGGGATCGGGTTCCCGGTGAGCTGCAGCGAGATGAAGATGGCGGGGACGGTGTAGGCGAAGATGAGCACGCAGTACTGGGCGATCTGGGTGTAGGTGATGCCCTTCATGCCGCCGAGCACGGCGTACACGAACACGATGCCCATGCCGACGTACACGCCGGTCTCGAAGGGCACCTCGAGGAAGCGCGAGAAGGCCACGCCGACGCCCTTCATCTGGCCGATCACGTAGGTCAGCGAGGCGACGATGAGGCAGAGCACGGCCACGCCGCGGGCGTTCTTCGAGTAGAAGCGGTCGCCGATGAACTCGGGCACCGTGAACTTGCCGTACTTGCGCAGGTACGGCGCCAGGAGCATGGCCAGCAGCACGTAGCCGCCCGTCCAGCCCATGAGGTACACCGAGGCGTCATAGCCCTTGAAGGCGATCAGGCCGGCCATGGAGATGAACGACGCCGCGCTCATCCAGTCGGCACCCGTGGCCATGCCGTTCAGCACGGGGTGCACGCCGGTGCCGGCGACGTAGAACTCGGACGTGGAGGCGGCACGGGCCCTGATCGCGATCACGATGTAGATCAGGAACGTCAGGCCGACCACGATGTAGGTCATTGTTTTGAGGTCCATGAAATCGTTCTCCTTTGGAGCAATCCCTCTGCGGGGTGGTTGCGGGCCGGAGCCCGGGGATCGGCCTCAGTCCTCGTGCACGCCGAACTTGCGGTCGAGCGTGCCCATGCGCTTGGCATAGAAGAAGATCAAGGCAACGAAGACGTAGATGGAGCCCTGCTGGGCGAACCAGAAGCCCAGCTTGTACCCGCCGATCCGGATCCCGTTCAGGGCGTCGGCGAGCAGGATGCCGAACCCGAAGGAGACAATGAACCAGATCGCGATGCACACGCCCACAAGTTGCAGGTTGGCCTTCCAGTATGCGTTTCTATCGCTCATTACTGCCTCCTTTGGGGTTGGTGAGGTCACACGGGGACGGTTGAGCGCAGCGCCGCCGGTGTGATCTGCGGAACCACGCATGTACGAATTCAATAAGTTTTTTTACCACAACCGGCTGGGCCGACGCAATCGCTTTCTTGACAGCGCCGGATCAGCTTCGGACGCGGCCGGGACCGGTCCCGGCCGCGATCCTTGCTCGGTTTCCGCTCAAAGGTCCTCGGCATCCGCGTCGCCGACGGGCAGGTTGGCGTACTGCCCCACCCGGTGCTCGCGCAGCGCCGTGCGGATCTCCGCGATGATCGCCGGATCGTCGATGGTGGGCGGCGTGATGATCTTCTCCTCGACGGCGAGGCGCCGGATCGTCTTGCGCAGGATCTTGCCCGAGCGGGTCTTGGGCAGACGCTTGACCACCATGGCCTTCTTGAAGGCCGCGACCGCGCCGATGTGCTGGCGGATCAGGGCCACCAGCTCCTGCTCGAGCGCGGCGTCGTCGGCCTCGACCCCGTCCTTCAGCACGACCAGGCCGATGGGCAGCTGGCCCTTGAGCTGGTCGTCGATGCCCACCACGGCGCACTCGGCCACGGCGGCGTGCCCGCCGATGAGCTCCTCCATCTCGCCGGTCGACAGGCGGTGGCCCGCCACGTTGATCACGTCGTCGGTGCGGCCCATGATGAAGACGTAGCCGTCCTCGTCGATGTAGCCGCCGTCGGAGGTGTCGTAGTAGCCCTCGTAGCGGTTCAGGTAGGCGTTCCTGAAGCCCTCGGGATCCTGCCAGAGGGTGGGCAGGCAGCCGGGCGGCAGGGGCAGCTTCACGACGATGTTGCCCATCTCGCCGCGCGGCACCTCGACCCCCTCGTCGTCGAGCACCTCGACCTTGAAGCCGGGCACCGGGAAGCTGGCCGAGCCGCTCTTGACCCGGTGCGGCTCGAGGCCCATGGGGTTGGCCACGATGGGCCAGCCGGTCTCGGTCTGCCACCAGTGGTCGACGATGGGCACGTCGAGGATCTGGCTCAGCCACTCGTAGGTGGGCGGGTCGAGGCGCTCGCCGGCCAGGTACAGGGTGCGCAGGGACGAGGTGTCGTACTGGCGCATCATGTGGGCGTCGGGGTCTTCCTTCTTGATGGCCCGGAAGGCGGTGGGCGCGGTGAAGAAGGCGCTCACCTTGTACTCGGCGATCACGCGCCAGAAGGCGCCGGCATCGGGCGTGCGCACGGGCTTGCCCTCGTAGAGCACCGTGGTGCAGCCGTGGATCAGCGGCCCGTAGACGATGTAGCTGTGGCCCACGACCCAGCCCACGTCCGAGGCGGCCCAGAAGACCTCGCCCGGGTTGATGTTGTACACCGTCTTCATGGAGTACTTCAGGGCCACGGCGTGGCCGCCGTTGTCGCGCACGACGCCCTTGGGCTTCCCGGTGGTGCCGCTGGTGTAGAGGATGTACAGCGGGTCGGACGCGTCGACGGGCACGCACTCGGCCGGCTTGGCGGCGTGCACCAGGTCGTGCCAGTCGTAGTCGCGGCCCTCCTTCATGTCGGCCTTGGCGTGGGGCCGCGGGAAGACGATGACCGACTGGGGCGGGCACTCGGCCTCCTCGAGGGCGGCGTCGACCAGCGGCTTGTAGTCGATGACGTTCTTGAATTCGATGCCGCAGGTGGCCGTGATCAGGCACTTGGGCTTGGCGTCGTCGATGCGCACGGCCAGCTCGTGGGGCGCGAAGCCGCCGAAGACCACCGAGTGCACGGCGCCCAGGCGCGCGCAGGCCAGCATGGCGATGACGGCCTCGGGGATCATGGGCATGTAGATGATGACGCGGTCGCCCTTCTCCACGCCGCGTTCCTTCAGGGCGCCGGCGAAGAGGGCCACCTCGTCGCGCAGCTCGCGGTAGGTGTAGCGGCGCTTGGTGTGGGTCACGGCCGAATCGAAGAACAGGGCCACCTGCCGGCCGCGCCCGTTGTTCACGTGGTAGTCGAGGGCGAGGTAGCAGGTGTTCAGCTTGCCGTTGCGGAACCAGCGGTGCAGGCCGTGCTCGTCTTCGTAGAGGACGTTCTCCGGCTCCTGGTACCAGTCGATGAGGTTCATCCGCTGGCGCCAGAAGAAACGGGGGTTCTCGACGGAGAGCGTGTGGAGGTCCTTGTACCGCATCGTGGGCTCCTTGGGACGGGTTGGGGTGGACGATCTCTTTCGCTAGCGCGTGCGCAGCTGGTCGAACAGGGCCTTCAGGTCGGCGTAGCGCGCGTCGTAGTCGTGCTGGCTGCGCTCGATCACCTCGAGGGCCTCTTCGCGCCCGTACACGTGGGTGATCTCGGTCTCGCGCTTCTTGCGCGAGCCGGGCGCGTCCTTGTAGGTCAGGAAGTAGTGCTTGAGGCGGTCGACCAGGGCCGGCGGGCACTCGTAGATGTCCTTCATGTGGCCGTAGATGGCGTCGCCGCGCGCCACGGCGATGATCTTGTCGTCGGCCTCGTTGCCGTCGATCATGCGCAGCCCGCCGATGGGCG is drawn from bacterium and contains these coding sequences:
- a CDS encoding cation acetate symporter, encoding MDLKTMTYIVVGLTFLIYIVIAIRARAASTSEFYVAGTGVHPVLNGMATGADWMSAASFISMAGLIAFKGYDASVYLMGWTGGYVLLAMLLAPYLRKYGKFTVPEFIGDRFYSKNARGVAVLCLIVASLTYVIGQMKGVGVAFSRFLEVPFETGVYVGMGIVFVYAVLGGMKGITYTQIAQYCVLIFAYTVPAIFISLQLTGNPIPQLGLGGNLADGTALLDKLDMICHDLGFGAYTTQKGNTLDIFLLTMSLMIGTAGLPHVITRFFTVPKVRDARSSAGWALVFIAILYTTAPAVGAMARLNLMQTIQTGEIGAPDGNMEISKAPSWFVNWEKTGLLAHEDKNGDGRIQYYGKGLDAKAAEYGWAGNEMTKVDNDIMVLANPEIANLPNWVIALVAAGGIAAALSTAAGLLLAISSAISHDLLKGMFMPGISEKNELMAGRIAMAGAILVAGVLGINPPGFAAQVVALAFGLAASSIFPAIMMGIFNRRMNKEGAIAGMLAGLLSTLIYIFWFKGWFFVKGTNMAPDDAAHWFLGISPGSFGAVGALINFVVAYVVAKATKEPPEEIQEMVSSIRVPAGSGGPSGGH
- a CDS encoding propionyl-CoA synthetase, with translation MRYKDLHTLSVENPRFFWRQRMNLIDWYQEPENVLYEDEHGLHRWFRNGKLNTCYLALDYHVNNGRGRQVALFFDSAVTHTKRRYTYRELRDEVALFAGALKERGVEKGDRVIIYMPMIPEAVIAMLACARLGAVHSVVFGGFAPHELAVRIDDAKPKCLITATCGIEFKNVIDYKPLVDAALEEAECPPQSVIVFPRPHAKADMKEGRDYDWHDLVHAAKPAECVPVDASDPLYILYTSGTTGKPKGVVRDNGGHAVALKYSMKTVYNINPGEVFWAASDVGWVVGHSYIVYGPLIHGCTTVLYEGKPVRTPDAGAFWRVIAEYKVSAFFTAPTAFRAIKKEDPDAHMMRQYDTSSLRTLYLAGERLDPPTYEWLSQILDVPIVDHWWQTETGWPIVANPMGLEPHRVKSGSASFPVPGFKVEVLDDEGVEVPRGEMGNIVVKLPLPPGCLPTLWQDPEGFRNAYLNRYEGYYDTSDGGYIDEDGYVFIMGRTDDVINVAGHRLSTGEMEELIGGHAAVAECAVVGIDDQLKGQLPIGLVVLKDGVEADDAALEQELVALIRQHIGAVAAFKKAMVVKRLPKTRSGKILRKTIRRLAVEEKIITPPTIDDPAIIAEIRTALREHRVGQYANLPVGDADAEDL
- a CDS encoding DUF4212 domain-containing protein yields the protein MSDRNAYWKANLQLVGVCIAIWFIVSFGFGILLADALNGIRIGGYKLGFWFAQQGSIYVFVALIFFYAKRMGTLDRKFGVHED